One window of the Nocardia terpenica genome contains the following:
- a CDS encoding DUF4282 domain-containing protein — translation MSEDPGGSGMGEDLGDFEVEPRWLAWREPASRRLSQHVGEREAQPPEPFRSPSAFAAWCVAALRALVDVQFRRPATSTLLPLAYLLGLAFAGGVPIVLTVLLWHLSMALGLVFALVVAVPLGLTIAAAVRLALEFLVNASRLASRVEHINDLADDLFRALSEVAEPVNQLSEDVRAVQFWRFRRRPPRK, via the coding sequence ATGAGTGAGGATCCCGGCGGGTCCGGCATGGGTGAGGATCTCGGCGACTTCGAGGTCGAACCTCGTTGGCTCGCTTGGCGCGAGCCCGCGAGCCGCCGCCTGTCGCAGCACGTCGGAGAGCGCGAGGCACAGCCCCCCGAACCGTTCCGCAGCCCGAGCGCCTTCGCGGCGTGGTGCGTCGCCGCCCTGCGCGCGCTCGTCGACGTACAGTTCCGGCGCCCGGCAACCAGCACCTTGCTGCCGCTGGCCTATCTGCTCGGCCTGGCATTCGCCGGAGGTGTGCCGATCGTGCTGACCGTGCTGCTGTGGCACCTGTCGATGGCCCTCGGGCTGGTCTTCGCGCTGGTGGTGGCGGTGCCGCTCGGGCTGACCATCGCGGCCGCGGTGCGGCTGGCGCTCGAATTCCTGGTGAACGCCTCTCGACTGGCCAGCCGGGTGGAGCACATCAACGATCTGGCCGACGACCTGTTCCGGGCGCTGTCGGAGGTGGCCGAACCGGTCAACCAACTCTCGGAGGACGTTCGCGCGGTGCAATTCTGGCGATTCCGCCGCCGCCCGCCGCGCAAATAG